The window TCAGTATTTAACTCACATTTCACAGCAATTATAATGTCTGTTGAATTCCTTCCCAGCTCATTCTCAGCTGTGCAGTGATACACTCCAGAGTCTGACGACTGGATGGAGCTGAAAACAAACTGAGTCCCTTCAAGGAGAAGTTGAAATTcttccctttcatttttcttgtaCCAGGTGTAATTGGCTGCTGGTTGAGCAtcactgctgcaggtcagagtcACTGAGCTGCCCTCCATGATTTCACCACTGGGACTCGAGACAACGGGAACCTCTGGAGCACCTGGAGGATGACAATATTAACAAACGCACACAGGATGAGAATTTCATTATAACATAGTCTGtaatatttgttaaatgtttaatattGAAAGAGAGGATATttccagagagaaaaagattattttacatttaaaactgcatttgatTATTCAATATCTCCttccagacacatttttaattaaactgcTTAATTGAATCAGGTTTTACtctaaataaaatacactttgtTTGAGGAAAGGACATGAACATGTGTATAACTGAATATGACCTATTGTTTGGATAAACTTTCCTACAGATTTGATTATTGTAGTTTAAAAATGAGAAGTAAACTTACACACAGAAGCAGAACGGATATGCTCATGTCCTTTTATAGCACAGTAATAACTGTCTGCAGCTTCAACGTGTTCaaggagaaaatatttttttccccctttaacttggttgtgtttgttgtacCAGACGTAGGAAAGATGATGAGGAAGCTGACAGCTGCTGTGACATGTCAGCTCTGTCCAGTTAGAAATCTGAATGTTCATTGATCTCCTCACGTGTACCTGGAGCTGAGGGTCTGTGAACAGCAAACACAGGcgttatttcaacatttcagaCATCAACATTTCAAACTGACTGATTTCCAGTGGAAGAGACTTACCTTTGACAGACAATGTGACTCCAGGTGAACCAGTCCAAGAGTCTGCAGGTTGGTTTGTTATGAACCTGAACTTGTACTCAGCTGAGTCGCTCTGTCTCAGGTCACTGATTCTCAGACAGCACTTGTTGTCTTCACAGGTGTACTCCACACGACCTGAATACTTCGGATCTGTTGTCAGATCCAAATAAGGGTCTTTAACAAACCAGAATGATCTCGACAGTGAAGTGGCCTTGTTATTCAGTTTTCCTGGGTATGTGTAGGTGCAATTAATATCCACTGTTGATCCTCCGAAGGCACAGATCTCAGTCGAAGCGTAACTCACACCCCATCCATTCTGACTCTGCACCActgtaatgatttaaaaaaagaaaagttactaACATTGGCATAAAAGTAATATTTTAACGTTGGTAAGTCAAAAACATTTGACTAACAAATGCAGGGCAAGACAAATAAAGTAGCATGCATGAGCTCGGTTACTCCAGCAGATGGTGTTATGTCAGTCAAATACTTGAGCGTAAACTCACACATTGGCGGGGAGCGGGACCTCTCGTTGTCTTTAACGGCACAGGAAACTATATCTCCAGAATAAAATATACTTGAATAAGACGGAGAAGGTCCTCTCTGAATCTCCCGCTGATTGTTGTACCAGACGTAGGTCAGAGTATGAGGGAGAGGACAACTGCTCTGACACATGAGCTCTTTGTGAGATGAATACTGGTTTGAACTTCTCACCTGTACCTGAAAATCTGAGTGAGGAAGAGACGTCTTTACTTTAGACCgaactgtcaacacacacacacacgcagacacacacacacacacacacacacacacacagacacacacacacagacgtttaACAGCAGGCACACGACACGTGAACCACACAAGATGttgaattaaatgttaaattatatacagtcattgatcgtctttatatacagtcactgatcgtctttatatacagtcactgatcgtctttatatacagtcagtgatcgtctttatatacagtcactgatcgtctttatatacagtcagtgaatatctttatatacagtcagtgatcgtctttatatacagtcagtgatcgtctttatatacagtcactgatcgtctttatatacagtcagtgatcatctttatatacagtcagtgatcgtctttatatacagtcagtgatcatctttatatacagtcagtgatcgtctttatatacagtcagtgatcgtctttatatacagtcagtgatcgtctttatatacagtcactgatcgtctttatatacagtcagtgatcgtctttatatacagtcactgatcgtctttatatacagtcactgatcgtctttatatacagtcagtgatcgtcttcatatacagtcagtgatcgtgaTCACACAAGATgttgaattaaatgaataaatgttcagATGAGAAATGTTACCTGCAACAGACAACGTGACTCCAGGTGAACCAGTCCAAGAGTCTGCAGGTTGGTTTGTTGTGAACCTGAACTTGTACTCAGCGGAGTCGCTCTGTCTCACGTCACTGATGATCAGGGTgcactttttctcttctttttcacagtCATACAGCACGCGACCTGAGTACTGCGGGTCTGTTCTCAGATCCGCATAAACCCCAATACTGTCTTTTATAAACCAGAATGATTCCGACACTGCCCTATTCGGGGTGTGTCTGAGTGGGTATGCGTAGTTGCAGTGAATGGTCACTGTTGATCCTCTGGGGGCACAGATCTTAGACTCAAGAGCATCGTAAGTCACACTCCATCCACTCTGACTCAGCACCACTGCAACACAGAGCGGATGAGGGAATCGGattaacaacaacatcacagaatattaatttttaatttatcacTTCTGAATTAAATTTCCAAAACGTCTTCCTCGGGTGTCACCAGGCGgcaggttttcattttaactcAAGACTCCACAACCTGACGACAACTCCTGCCCTTAGAGGAACtcagtaatataataataataataataaaaataataataataaaaatttaaaaaataataataataacaatacactAAAACTGTCAAATTCTATAGAATCAGAAGAGAACAAGTGTTTTGCAGTTTTACAGGTGGTgatctgaaaatggaaaaaaaaatcacttgctTCACATTGAGGTGGATGTGACCGAGTCTAAAGTAGATTAACAAGGCAAATGTAGATGTACTGTACCTGGCACAGTAAGAAGAAGGACAACAAATCCACtcgctgctgctgttacactcATAGTAGCTGCTGCAATCACCgtcaaacacaataaaaatgagTCTGCAGACAAATAATGTGCATAACTCACGTCACAGATCACAGAAGAGCGTGAAAGTGGAGACCAAAGAGAGAAGTCAAGCTGGTTAATACATCCAACTTCCTTCCTCTTTACACTACTCAATTAACATGAATGCTGAGCCAGCTGGCGGCAGATAAGATCTAAAAGACAGAAGTTACTTGTGGTTTTGTGCAAACTATGAACTTCTTAATTTAAGACTGTGAGAAACGACGTCCGTGACACTGTCGTTACCAAACCTGTTTCCTCCGCAtcgcagcagcagaaaaactcAGACGCTTTTAATCGCATCAGTTCAGTGTCTtaagaaggacagagagataaATCAAAGAAAGATTTAACAGTTGACACAGCAGTGCACTTTGTCATCCATCGGAGAAAATAATTTTGAGCTGTTGGCTCTTTTCGTCAATGTCGTTTTCCAGgtgtctttaaaataaaaaccgagttggaaaagaaaatggttaTTTGGTTAATTTTTCCTGGTCCGAGGAAAAGGAATCCTGAGCTTCCAATCGATCACAAGGTCATAGAGGAAATGAAGAACAAGTCTTCCCTCTTAACATCTCAGGCCTACATTCAACCAAACCCCTGTTTTTGCTCCTCGTGTCAGATTCGTCTCCATGATGGCGAAGGTCACCTGGGTGGAGCGCTGGCCTTCGTCCGCAGAGTTCTCCAGCGGTCCAAGCCTGCAGGCTGAATGCAAGAGCCTTCAGGATGCTGCATATGACCTGTCTGTCAACGGCTGGAGGCTGTAGACGTGCCAGATCATGTCCTGCATGCCGTAAATACAAACATCTATTCATAATATTAATTCGTTGtctgtttgaaatgttaaaacatatAATTTCTCCTGCAAAATATTCCATTGTCGAGGTtgatctgtgttgttgttgtgttatttctctcctctgagGTTGACTCAGCTTCTGAGAGGAAAATAGAGAAGATATTTATATTAGGTGAATATGTTGCAGATATTAAAAGATATAAGTAAGATATAATAAGTTAAAACAATTAAATCTGAAGTCTGGCATTTTTCTGCCCTGAGGTTGTGCAAGTAAATGAAATAGTTGAGTTATGggttgaat is drawn from Scophthalmus maximus strain ysfricsl-2021 chromosome 8, ASM2237912v1, whole genome shotgun sequence and contains these coding sequences:
- the LOC118312695 gene encoding B-cell receptor CD22-like isoform X2, which encodes MSVTAAASGFVVLLLTVPVVLSQSGWSVTYDALESKICAPRGSTVTIHCNYAYPLRHTPNRAVSESFWFIKDSIGVYADLRTDPQYSGRVLYDCEKEEKKCTLIISDVRQSDSAEYKFRFTTNQPADSWTGSPGVTLSVADFQVQVRSSNQYSSHKELMCQSSCPLPHTLTYVWYNNQREIQRGPSPSYSSIFYSGDIVSCAVKDNERSRSPPMLVQSQNGWGVSYASTEICAFGGSTVDINCTYTYPGKLNNKATSLSRSFWFVKDPYLDLTTDPKYSGRVEYTCEDNKCCLRISDLRQSDSAEYKFRFITNQPADSWTGSPGVTLSVKDPQLQVHVRRSMNIQISNWTELTCHSSCQLPHHLSYVWYNKHNQVKGGKKYFLLEHVEAADSYYCAIKGHEHIRSASVCAPEVPVVSSPSGEIMEGSSVTLTCSSDAQPAANYTWYKKNEREEFQLLLEGTQFVFSSIQSSDSGVYHCTAENELGRNSTDIIIAVKYAPRSPSVSVSPTGEIVEGSSVSLTCSSDANPAANCTWYRNHTRIGEQKNIYHFTAISSGDRGVYHCKCENKHGHNSTSKSIDVLYAPKLPSVSVSPSGEIVEGSSVNLTCSSDANPPADYTWYKENSDSAKASEQIFIIADVRAEHGGNYLCAAQNIRGRHNSTVRLTVKAVSLGAWKSAVILITSGVFLGIILLFTFFLIRKMRTSKQSSQPGDRSDNSEKFPSNQSEEQRDFHSATVHFLKYQTDPIYSNIRPVGASRHEEDDDDDDEEEEDEVAYATVTFKSSDPRVQDTGEDPATLYSTVSKNF
- the LOC118312695 gene encoding B-cell receptor CD22-like isoform X1, coding for MSVTAAASGFVVLLLTVPVVLSQSGWSVTYDALESKICAPRGSTVTIHCNYAYPLRHTPNRAVSESFWFIKDSIGVYADLRTDPQYSGRVLYDCEKEEKKCTLIISDVRQSDSAEYKFRFTTNQPADSWTGSPGVTLSVADFQVQVRSSNQYSSHKELMCQSSCPLPHTLTYVWYNNQREIQRGPSPSYSSIFYSGDIVSCAVKDNERSRSPPMLVQSQNGWGVSYASTEICAFGGSTVDINCTYTYPGKLNNKATSLSRSFWFVKDPYLDLTTDPKYSGRVEYTCEDNKCCLRISDLRQSDSAEYKFRFITNQPADSWTGSPGVTLSVKDPQLQVHVRRSMNIQISNWTELTCHSSCQLPHHLSYVWYNKHNQVKGGKKYFLLEHVEAADSYYCAIKGHEHIRSASVCAPEVPVVSSPSGEIMEGSSVTLTCSSDAQPAANYTWYKKNEREEFQLLLEGTQFVFSSIQSSDSGVYHCTAENELGRNSTDIIIAVKYAPRSPSVSVSPTGEIVEGSSVSLTCSSDANPAANCTWYRNHTRIGEQKNIYHFTAISSGDRGVYHCKCENKHGHNSTSKSIDVLYAPKLPSVSVSPSGEIVEGSSVNLTCSSDANPPADYTWYKENSDSAKASEQIFIIADVRAEHGGNYLCAAQNIRGRHNSTVRLTVKAVSLGAWKSAVILITSGVFLGIILLFTFFLIRKMRTSKQSSQPGDRSDNSEKFPSNQSEEQRDFHSATVHFLKYQTDPIYSNIRPVGASRHEEDDDDDDEEEEDEVAYATVTFKSSDPSRVQDTGEDPATLYSTVSKNF
- the LOC118312695 gene encoding B-cell receptor CD22-like isoform X3; the protein is MSVTAAASGFVVLLLTVPVVLSQSGWSVTYDALESKICAPRGSTVTIHCNYAYPLRHTPNRAVSESFWFIKDSIGVYADLRTDPQYSGRVLYDCEKEEKKCTLIISDVRQSDSAEYKFRFTTNQPADSWTGSPGVTLSVADFQVQVRSSNQYSSHKELMCQSSCPLPHTLTYVWYNNQREIQRGPSPSYSSIFYSGDIVSCAVKDNERSRSPPMLVQSQNGWGVSYASTEICAFGGSTVDINCTYTYPGKLNNKATSLSRSFWFVKDPYLDLTTDPKYSGRVEYTCEDNKCCLRISDLRQSDSAEYKFRFITNQPADSWTGSPGVTLSVKDPQLQVHVRRSMNIQISNWTELTCHSSCQLPHHLSYVWYNKHNQVKGGKKYFLLEHVEAADSYYCAIKGHEHIRSASVCAPEVPVVSSPSGEIMEGSSVTLTCSSDAQPAANYTWYKKNEREEFQLLLEGTQFVFSSIQSSDSGVYHCTAENELGRNSTDIIIAVKYAPRSPSVSVSPTGEIVEGSSVSLTCSSDANPAANCTWYRNHTRIGEQKNIYHFTAISSGDRGVYHCKCENKHGHNSTSKSIDVLYAPKLPSVSVSPSGEIVEGSSVNLTCSSDANPPADYTWYKENSDSAKASEQIFIIADVRAEHGGNYLCAAQNIRGRHNSTVRLTVKAVSLGAWKSAVILITSGVFLGIILLFTFFLIRKMRTSKQSSQPGDRSDNSEKYQTDPIYSNIRPVGASRHEEDDDDDDEEEEDEVAYATVTFKSSDPSRVQDTGEDPATLYSTVSKNF